From Armatimonadota bacterium, one genomic window encodes:
- a CDS encoding DUF1016 family protein, whose amino-acid sequence MSSRSPIQAGLSDYEAAITALREKLPSALSHPDVGPIAAAKEQVIGHYGPLFRADSLGSVNLDEFRSFLDFRNNRHWGGLHRQVGFIFADPPALRNVLYVLADEGRPVEERIDNAVAGVQGMGKAIITAFLHVAYPEKYAVWNNTAEGALKQIGLWPAFDRGATVGAKYSRINDLIKRISADLELDLWTLDAVWWALVQPEVPQPPVVTPKETSTGVTPPGQAFGLERHLHEFLVDNWAGTELASEWDIYSEDGDRLTGIEYPCAVGYIDILCRHKTQTRWLVIELKRGQTSDATVGQVLRYMGWVGKELASADEKVEGLVIAHSGDNALKYALSPLPNVRLMLYEVEFRLTSASG is encoded by the coding sequence ATGTCGAGTCGGAGTCCGATTCAGGCCGGCCTATCAGACTACGAGGCCGCAATCACGGCTCTGCGCGAGAAGTTGCCGTCTGCGCTCAGTCACCCGGATGTAGGACCGATAGCTGCTGCGAAGGAACAGGTGATCGGCCACTACGGCCCTCTCTTCAGGGCTGACAGTCTTGGCAGCGTCAATCTTGACGAGTTCCGGTCGTTCTTGGACTTCCGCAACAACAGGCACTGGGGCGGACTCCACCGGCAGGTTGGCTTCATATTCGCAGATCCTCCAGCTCTTCGGAATGTGCTCTACGTACTGGCTGACGAAGGCCGGCCAGTGGAGGAGCGGATCGACAACGCGGTTGCCGGGGTTCAGGGTATGGGCAAGGCCATCATCACGGCTTTTCTCCACGTCGCTTACCCTGAGAAGTACGCTGTCTGGAACAACACGGCCGAGGGAGCGCTCAAGCAGATCGGACTCTGGCCGGCCTTCGATAGGGGTGCTACCGTTGGGGCGAAGTACTCAAGGATCAATGATCTCATCAAGCGCATTTCGGCTGATTTGGAGCTGGATCTCTGGACTTTGGACGCGGTCTGGTGGGCATTGGTGCAGCCGGAAGTGCCTCAGCCCCCCGTTGTTACTCCAAAGGAGACATCCACTGGTGTCACTCCTCCCGGCCAGGCGTTTGGCCTCGAACGTCATCTCCATGAGTTCCTGGTAGACAACTGGGCAGGAACTGAGCTCGCAAGTGAGTGGGATATCTACTCCGAGGACGGTGATCGCTTGACGGGCATCGAGTACCCTTGTGCGGTCGGGTACATTGACATTCTATGCAGGCACAAGACTCAGACCCGCTGGCTGGTGATCGAGTTGAAGCGGGGACAGACAAGCGACGCGACAGTGGGGCAGGTGCTCAGGTATATGGGTTGGGTAGGCAAGGAACTCGCCTCGGCTGATGAGAAGGTCGAGGGTCTAGTGATCGCGCATTCAGGCGACAATGCTTTGAAGTATGCGTTATCCCCGCT